Proteins from a genomic interval of Beijerinckia indica subsp. indica ATCC 9039:
- the trpA gene encoding tryptophan synthase subunit alpha: MPTRIDRRFEELAKAGRAGLVTFVMAGDPDLSTSLEILHALVRAGADVLEVGMPFTDPMADGPAIQAAGLRALKAGMTLRKTLDMVAAFRAKDATTPIILMGYYNPIYIFGVEAFLNRAKEVGVDGLIVVDLPPEEDEELCLPARAAGLNFIRLATPTTDAVRLPAVLANTSGFLYYVSITGITGAGVPDYSKVASAVAGIKAHTNLPVAVGFGVKTAESARTIACHADAVVVGSAIVDALRASLDGEGRATPACIGTVEKLVAELAEGVRSAAAAA; the protein is encoded by the coding sequence ATGCCCACACGCATCGATCGCCGCTTCGAGGAATTGGCCAAGGCCGGCCGTGCCGGGCTTGTGACTTTCGTGATGGCCGGCGATCCGGATCTGTCGACTTCTCTCGAGATTTTGCACGCCCTGGTGCGGGCGGGTGCGGATGTGCTCGAGGTCGGCATGCCTTTCACCGATCCCATGGCTGATGGGCCGGCGATCCAGGCGGCGGGCTTGCGGGCGCTCAAGGCTGGGATGACCTTGCGCAAGACCCTCGACATGGTCGCGGCTTTCCGCGCGAAGGACGCGACAACCCCAATCATTTTGATGGGCTATTATAATCCGATCTATATCTTCGGGGTGGAGGCTTTCCTGAACCGGGCCAAGGAAGTCGGCGTGGATGGTCTCATCGTCGTCGATCTGCCTCCCGAGGAGGATGAGGAACTATGCCTTCCGGCGCGGGCGGCCGGGCTGAATTTTATCCGGCTTGCCACACCAACGACCGATGCTGTGCGCCTGCCTGCCGTGCTCGCCAATACGTCGGGTTTCCTCTATTATGTGTCGATCACTGGGATCACAGGCGCAGGGGTCCCTGATTACAGCAAGGTTGCTTCCGCGGTTGCCGGCATCAAGGCGCATACGAATCTACCAGTTGCCGTTGGTTTCGGCGTCAAGACGGCGGAAAGCGCGCGTACGATCGCGTGCCATGCCGATGCCGTTGTCGTGGGGTCAGCCATTGTCGATGCTTTGCGAGCCTCGCTCGATGGCGAGGGCAGGGCGACACCGGCCTGCATAGGCACTGTGGAAAAGCTTGTGGCGGAACTCGCCGAAGGTGTGCGGAGCGCAGCAGCAGCAGCCTGA
- the trpB gene encoding tryptophan synthase subunit beta: MPHEPLNSYRSGPDERGHFGIFGGRFVAETLMPLILDLEKHYALARVDPAFKAELDGLLTHYVGRPSPLYYAERLTEHVRAIAAHAGGRGGAKVYFKREELNHTGAHKINNVLGQILLARRMGKTRIIAETGAGQHGVATATACARFGLECVIYMGAVDVERQKPNVFRMNLLGAKVVPVQSGARTLKDAMNEALRDWVTNVTDTFYCIGTAAGPHPYPAMVRDFQCVIGEETRTQMLEREGRLPDSLFACIGGGSNAIGLFHPFLDEPNVEIYGVEAAGFGLDKQHAASLAGGRPGVLHGNRTYLLMDADGQIEEGHSISAGLDYPGIGPEHAWLKETGRVTYLSARDDEALDAFQLCAKLEGIIPALEPAHALAKVVEVAPSKPRDHLLVVNISGRGDKDIFTVADYLAPVG; this comes from the coding sequence ATGCCCCACGAACCTCTCAATTCCTATCGCTCGGGCCCGGATGAGAGAGGGCATTTCGGCATTTTTGGTGGTCGATTCGTCGCCGAAACCTTGATGCCGCTGATTCTCGATCTCGAAAAGCATTATGCGCTGGCACGCGTCGATCCCGCCTTCAAGGCGGAGCTCGATGGTCTTCTGACGCATTATGTCGGCAGGCCGAGCCCTCTTTATTACGCTGAGCGTTTGACCGAACATGTGCGTGCTATTGCGGCGCACGCCGGTGGCAGGGGAGGCGCCAAGGTCTATTTCAAGCGCGAGGAGCTGAACCATACGGGCGCGCATAAGATCAATAATGTGCTCGGCCAGATTCTCTTGGCGCGGCGGATGGGCAAGACGCGCATCATCGCCGAGACGGGGGCCGGCCAGCATGGCGTAGCGACCGCCACGGCCTGCGCGCGCTTCGGCCTCGAATGCGTGATCTATATGGGCGCGGTCGACGTCGAACGGCAAAAGCCCAATGTCTTTCGCATGAACCTTTTGGGTGCCAAGGTTGTGCCCGTGCAATCGGGAGCACGAACCCTGAAGGATGCGATGAACGAGGCCTTGCGTGACTGGGTGACCAATGTCACCGATACATTCTATTGCATTGGCACGGCGGCGGGTCCGCATCCTTATCCAGCCATGGTGCGTGATTTCCAATGCGTGATCGGCGAGGAAACTCGCACGCAAATGCTGGAACGCGAGGGGCGGCTTCCCGACTCGCTTTTTGCCTGCATTGGCGGCGGTTCCAATGCAATCGGCCTGTTTCATCCCTTTCTCGACGAGCCGAATGTGGAGATTTACGGGGTCGAGGCGGCGGGTTTCGGCCTCGACAAGCAACATGCCGCCTCGCTAGCGGGTGGACGGCCTGGCGTCTTGCACGGTAATCGGACTTATCTTCTCATGGACGCGGATGGTCAGATCGAAGAAGGCCACTCGATCTCGGCGGGGCTGGATTATCCGGGGATCGGCCCGGAACACGCATGGTTGAAGGAGACCGGCCGCGTCACCTATCTCTCGGCCCGAGACGATGAGGCCTTGGACGCCTTTCAGCTTTGCGCAAAGCTCGAGGGAATCATCCCGGCGCTGGAGCCGGCTCATGCCTTGGCGAAGGTGGTCGAAGTCGCGCCCTCAAAGCCGCGTGATCATCTTTTGGTGGTCAATATTTCAGGCCGTGGTGACAAAGACATTTTCACGGTCGCCGATTATCTGGCGCCAGTTGGCTAG